A single genomic interval of Malania oleifera isolate guangnan ecotype guangnan chromosome 13, ASM2987363v1, whole genome shotgun sequence harbors:
- the LOC131146186 gene encoding phytolongin Phyl2.2: protein MISDPRLIFYACISKGTTILAEHTSGDPDLEALALKFIEKTPPFHSVFSETFHRRTYTFLIDNPFVYFAIYDENLEKAQGLWFLSRVKDVFEDILESKSITRFDDLTSHCFQAELNPIFRELLALPFEFSLTQDSQNASLNSSKEKKTVSLPLLGKPGKGLKKKKRAVGESNGNGECRDLAGENKVVEVSDDGARDFSLSLAKNGLLASDGGRQKAKQKWMQQVWMVLLLDLVVCSLLFAIWLWICRGFKCIDG, encoded by the coding sequence ATGATTTCTGATCCACGCTTGATCTTCTACGCCTGCATTTCCAAGGGGACTACGATTCTCGCCGAGCACACCTCGGGAGATCCCGATCTCGAAGCCCTAGCCCTGAAATTCATAGAGAAGACCCCTCCTTTCCACTCCGTGTTCTCTGAAACCTTTCACAGAAGAACCTACACCTTCTTAATTGACAACCCTTTTGTGTATTTTGCCATATACGATGAAAATCTCGAGAAAGCACAGGGCTTGTGGTTCCTCAGCCGCGTAAAGGATGTGTTCGAGGACATTCTTGAGAGCAAGTCGATCACGAGGTTTGATGACCTCACATCCCATTGCTTTCAAGCAGAACTCAATCCGATTTTCCGGGAATTGTTGGCATTGCCCTTCGAATTTTCATTGACCCAAGATAGTCAAAATGCAAGTTTGAATTCATCAAAAGAGAAGAAGACTGTTTCGTTGCCATTGTTAGGGAAGCCGGGAAAGgggttgaagaagaaaaagagggcGGTGGGGGAGAGTAATGGTAATGGGGAATGCAGGGATCTTGCAGGGGAGAACAAGGTGGTGGAAGTTTCAGATGATGGGGCTAGGGATTTTTCTCTGTCTCTGGCGAAGAACGGGCTGTTGGCAAGCGATGGGGGACGACAGAAGGCAAAGCAGAAATGGATGCAGCAGGTGTGGATGGTTTTGTTGCTGGACTTGGTTGTGTGTTCTCTGTTGTTTGCGATATGGCTGTGGATTTGCAGGGGCTTCAAGTGCATTGATGGTTGA
- the LOC131146187 gene encoding soluble starch synthase 1, chloroplastic/amyloplastic: protein MESVQAARLVSCKPCLSLSDAGFRFSAFRQVGSVPLWRKSQGSRSLMLVRSVADKNGAGFRSSQNGSSSAVENEEEGLVLDTERDCSGAVVGFHLIPQTRNLGGGNGVIGSPENITINSIEGTEDTEDTEDAQDTEDIEDTEDTEDTEGEKKIQTRVTHNVVFVTAEAAPFSKTGGLGDVCGSLPIALAARGHRVMVVSPRYLNGTASDKKFAGASAVDCRIKIYCFGGAQEVTFFHEYRAGVDWVFVDHPSYHRPGNPYGDAFGAFGDNQFRFTLLCYAACEAPLVLPLGGYTYGEKCLFLVNDWHASLVPVLLAAKYRPYGVYKDARSILVIHNLSHQGVEPAATYPNLGLPPQWYGALEWVFPTWARTHALDTGEAVNVLKGAIVTADRIMTVSQGYSWEITTVEGGYGLDELLSSRKSVLNGITNGVDDAEWDPSLDEHIAFHYSTDDLSGKVKCKIALQKELGLPVRPDCPLIGFIGRLDYQKGIDLIKLATPELMEEDVQFVMLGSGEPQYEDWMRATESTYRDKFRGWVGFNVPISHRITAGCDILLMPSQFEPCGLNQLYAMRYGTVPVVHATGGLRDTVQNFNPYAGEGSGEGTGWAFAPLLKESMLAALRVAVRTYQEHKSSWEGIMKRGMQKDYTWDKAAVQYEQVFDWAFMDQPYVG, encoded by the exons atggAGTCTGTGCAAGCCGCTCGACTCGTTTCCTGTAAACCTTGTCTGAGTCTATCAGATGCTGGGTTTAGGTTCAGCGCGTTTAGGCAAGTGGGTTCTGTTCCTTTGTGGAGAAAATCACAAGGAAGTCGTTCTCTGATGCTTGTAAGATCAGTTGCGGATAAAAATGGAGCTGGGTTTCGCAGTTCTCAAAATGGGTCTTCTTCTGCTGTTGAAAATGAAGAGGAGGGTCTTGTGTTGGACACGGAGAGGGATTGCTCTGGCGCCGTTGTTGGGTTTCACTTGATTCCCCAGACTCGTAATCTCGGAG GTGGCAATGGAGTCATTGGCTCTCCTGAAAATATAACTATTAATAGCATAGAAGGAACTGAAGATACTGAAGACACTGAAGATGCTCAAGACACTGAAGACATTGAAGATACTGAAGATACTGAAGACACTGAAGGAGAAAAGAAAATCCAAACCAGAGTCACTCACAATGTTGTTTTTGTTACTGCTGAAGCAGCACCATTTTCAAAGACTGGGGGTTTGGGAGATGTTTGTGGTTCTTTGCCTATAGCACTAGCTGCCCGTGGACATCGTGTAATGGTTGTCTCTCCTAGATATCTAAATGGTACTGCATCAGATAAAAAATTTGCTGGTGCTAGTGCTGTTGATTGCCGCATCAAAATTTATTGCTTCGGCGGGGCCCAGGAGGTTACCTTTTTCCATGAGTACAGGGCAGGTGTTGATTGG GTTTTTGTGGACCATCCATCATATCACCGACCAGGAAATCCATATGGTGATGCTTTTGGTGCTTTTGGTGATAATCAG TTTCGGTTCACGTTGCTTTGCTACGCAGCATGTGAAGCTCCGCTGGTGCTTCCATTGGGAGGGTATACCTATGGAGAGAAATGTTTGTTCCTTGTTAATGACTGGCATGCAAGCCTTGTCCCAGT GCTCTTGGCAGCCAAGTATCGTCCATATGGAGTTTATAAGGATGCGAGAAGTATTCTTGTAATACATAACCTTTCACATCAG GGAGTGGAACCTGCCGCAACCTACCCAAATTTGGGACTGCCTCCTCAGTGGTATGGGGCACTGGAGTGGGTGTTTCCTACATGGGCAAGGACCCATGCCCTGGACACAGGTGAAGCTGTCAATGTTCTGAAAGGCGCTATTGTGACAGCGGATCGCATAATGACGGTTAGCCAG GGCTATTCTTGGGAGATAACAACTGTTGAAGGTGGATATGGTCTGGATGAGCTATTAAGTAGTCGAAAGAGCGTTTTGAATG GGATCACGAATGGAGTTGATGATGCTGAATGGGACCCATCTTTAGATGAGCATATAGCTTTTCATTACTCCACTGATGATCTCTCTGGAAAG GTCAAATGCAAGATTGCTCTACAGAAGGAATTAGGTCTTCCTGTTAGACCTGATTGCCCATTG ATTGGATTCATTGGGAGATTGGATTACCAAAAAGGCATTGACTTGATCAAATTGGCAACTCCTGAGCTTATGGAGGAGGATGTGCAATTT GTTATGCTTGGGTCTGGAGAACCTCAGTATGAGGACTGGATGAGGGCAACAGAATCTACCTATCGAGACAAGTTCCGTGGTTGGGTTGGCTTCAATGTTCCCATTTCTCACAGAATAACTGCAGG CTGCGACATACTATTGATGCCGTCACAATTTGAACCTTGTGGGCTAAACCAGTTGTATGCTATGAGATATGGAACTGTACCTGTggttcatgccactggtggacTTCGA GATACAGTACAGAATTTCAATCCATATGCCGGAGAAGGCAGTGGCGAAGGCACCGG GTGGGCTTTTGCACCACTATTGAAGGAGAGTATGTTAGCG GCCTTAAGAGTTGCTGTCCGGACTTACCAAGAGCACAAGTCGTCTTGGGAAGGAATAATGAAGAGAGGAATGCAGAAAGACTACACCTGGGATAAGGCTGCAGTTCAATATGAGCAGGTCTTTGATTGGGCTTTCATGGATCAACCTTATGTTGGCTga